A region of Phaeodactylum tricornutum CCAP 1055/1 chromosome 14, whole genome shotgun sequence DNA encodes the following proteins:
- a CDS encoding predicted protein, whose translation MARFYLFILLAITVVASCEAGWFSRDTGGSVKNAANNLKDDAKWWKANAESQAKVKTEEAKSKAQEAKYNAMSTTEKAKAKANEISAKARKKTSNAFDSAKQAIS comes from the coding sequence ATGGCTCGATTTTATCTCTTCATTCTCCTTGCGATCACCGTCGTTGCTTCGTGCGAGGCTGGATGGTTTTCTAGAGATACGGGCGGTTCCGTGAAGAATGCTGCCAACAATCTCAAAGACGATGCCAAATGGTGGAAGGCGAACGCGGAGTCGCAGGCGAAAGTCAAGACTGAGGAAGCCAAATCCAAGGCGCAAGAAGCCAAATACAACGCAATGAGCACAACGGAgaaagccaaagccaaggcCAACGAGATCTCCGCTAAAGCTCGCAAAAAGACTTCGAATGCTTTCGACAGCGCGAAGCAAGCCATCAGTTAA
- a CDS encoding predicted protein: MNSNSPFSAHSDILDAPLPSKDDPATRLRLVEECKSRGKAAVQAGHWPDAAALYGKALECYVGQDSDTAKTETAILYSNVSLVRAKMSQWSMAQEAAQQAVQADQVYVKGWWRLGQAESAMGNYTKSVEALQQATKLEPDNKALQKELTKQEEKAKKAAEEKKKEADTPAAMRVDEPQTIEKKAAATDSNSTPSSTAKTKEDDSAMQVDIDGTDFSKSEHIRGYKIVNGKKTSFFHNELSEDAARLIGDIAPKKLDADTGSSSTAAGAKGTSAWNQAGTWEEKDVTNWAKTSLRERLLATTYTLPESSPAPGALVLVTEAKVTGNASCAAVRGKKRYIYELCVTLDWSFSHGDHQADGSIVLPDVDGTCVLGDGYEEANWKVDRADDPSMRPLLETFVHKQGWREAIHETIDDWVRHFKDTY, translated from the coding sequence ATGAATTCGAACTCCCCTTTTTCGGCACACAGCGATATTCTGGATGCCCCCCTCCCATCCAAGGACGACCCCGCTACCAGGCTCCGCCTCGTGGAAGAATGCAAATCGCGTGGAAAGGCTGCCGTCCAGGCGGGCCACTGGCCGGATGCGGCGGCTTTGTACGGAAAAGCTTTGGAGTGCTACGTCGGTCAGGATAGCGATACTGCCAAAACCGAAACGGCGATCTTGTACTCCAACGTCTCGTTGGTTCGCGCCAAAATGAGCCAATGGTCAATGGCACAGGAAGCTGCCCAACAAGCGGTCCAAGCCGACCAAGTCTACGTAAAAGGATGGTGGAGGCTGGGACAGGCGGAGTCAGCTATGGGAAACTACACAAAATCGGTTGAGGCCTTGCAGCAGGCCACAAAATTAGAACCGGATAATAAGGCATTGCAAAAGGAGCTGACCAAGCAAGAGGAGAAGGCGAAGAAAGCAGCCGaggagaaaaagaaagaagccgATACGCCGGCGGCAATGCGAGTGGATGAGCCACAAACaattgaaaagaaagctGCGGCAACGGATTCTAATTCGACTCCTTCCAGCACtgccaaaacaaaagaggaCGACAGTGCCATGCAAGTTGACATTGACGGAACtgatttttccaaatcgGAACACATCCGTGGCTACAAAATTGTCAACGGGAAGAAAACATCTTTTTTTCACAACGAACTGTCCGAAGACGCGGCGAGATTAATTGGTGACATTGCCCCCAAAAAGTTGGACGCCGACACGGGATCGTCTAGTACAGCCGCCGGAGCGAAAGGGACGTCGGCTTGGAATCAGGCCGGGACCTGGGAAGAGAAGGACGTAACCAACTGGGCGAAAACTTCGCTGCGAGAACGGCTTTTGGCAACGACATACACGCTTCCCGAATCCTCTCCCGCACCCGGTGCCTTGGTGCTCGTAACGGAGGCCAAAGTGACGGGCAACGCCAGCTGTGCGGCGGTGAGGGGCAAGAAACGGTACATTTACGAATTGTGCGTCACTTTGGACTGGAGTTTCTCGCACGGGGACCACCAGGCTGACGGGAGTATCGTTCTGCCGGACGTGGACGGCACTTGCGTATTGGGTGATGGCTACGAGGAAGCGAATTGGAAGGTCGATCGCGCGGATGATCCCAGCATGCGACCGCTGCTCGAAACCTTTGTCCATAAACAAGGATGGCGTGAGGCAATTCATGAAACGATTGACGATTGGGTGCGCCATTTCAAAGACACGTATTAG
- a CDS encoding predicted protein has protein sequence MRPDSPAFRRSGVALPLVLRERLRLQQGRTTPATVAVSPSVASTHIWTAAALEEQLVKLSRATVEIQKQIQRGEETYHDEAGTHHIFRGWDGFIDARDPGGNAGAAPVPGGSRRMPGDARWFSSSCTNIARHMRPTPVGTTIAVEPTSEQAAAAATQNRKRSLEVSNEATERPPAKKEKRTEGDNMEAMEEDDTGSASKEEDGNDSEGEEKAETKSNANPIASKKNETPPTRRTKRKRKG, from the coding sequence ATGCGTCCCGATAGTCCAGCCTTCCGTCGATCCGGGGTTGCGCTTCCGCTCGTACTCCGGGAGCGCTTGCGACTGCAACAGGGCCGTACGACTCCTGCCACGGTCGCGGTGTCACCAAGTGTCGCATCGACGCACATCTGGACGGCCGCCGCACTGGAAGAGCAACTCGTGAAACTCTCGCGCGCGACGGTAgagattcaaaaacagaTACAGCGGGGTGAAGAAACGTACCACGACGAGGCCGGCACGCACCACATCTTTCGCGGATGGGACGGGTTCATTGACGCCCGCGACCCGGGGGGAAACGCCGGAGCCGCCCCCGTGCCGGGTGGCAGTCGTCGGATGCCCGGGGACGCACGGTGGTTTTCCTCGTCGTGTACGAACATTGCGCGGCACATGCGACCGACACCCGTGGGTACAACAATAGCGGTCGAGCCGACATCCGAACAAGCGGCCGCGGCCGCCACGCAGAATCGCAAGCGCAGTTTGGAAGTCTCGAACGAAGCAACGGAAAGACCTCccgcgaaaaaagaaaaacgcaCAGAGGGGGACAATATGGAGgcgatggaagaagacgatacCGGCAGTGCTTCTAAAGAAGAGGACGGCAACGATAGCGAAGgggaagaaaaagctgaaaCGAAAAGCAACGCAAATCCTATTGCAAGTAAGAAAAACGAGACTCCTCCGACTCGTCGGACGAAGCGGAAACGCAAGGGATGA
- a CDS encoding predicted protein, with translation MDGLPQGQSAPTTPSSKSMSKQTLAQSKTGYGRQGLSRGPTMMVPRPQRSRFADPPRRHCQPGRASRNGVASIKQVSFCNESIGVSQLTQDSTSTTPPSFGGYPPFQQSWASSCNTAQQERSVSSYTYSSSASVTAGQGRPSLCPESSKSLHQSSLVSVACSEKSKGLSSASRAACNRNMLRSMLKPTFAMSRALVQRPALLPIPHQRSLSTQASIASARQILTPSDKSNHAKVGPHIVAHGQSVIKKTSLDDDEKRTPNIGVSLDTHRLIKSIVFEEFKSHFSERALQVDEKENSIAKKLLEMRTIAESYAVATIQHGERVKYLDQKTQEVDEKLSKVSNMLGKANEALSTVTDIAESAIIKVELARDTIVASALPFVKNAVFQMAESLFQRNRTSSLTNTSLSSLSQSQESAFVEEENPENRVPPPNKITRGNGVLISKHKRKQPDPKVLAKGAKKHRKWPSLPARKTSTATKICANEVACSPFKPLDFVTVENCKDGHPVTPCGKGKIGHMSWWDVNSDEEELHWGSTSTSPLCVSKTATKSGCKRRCADRSNSKKHRSAFGSRNTEILNDIDGFL, from the coding sequence ATGGATGGGTTACCGCAAGGCCAGTCGGCCCCGACAACTCCAAGCTCCAAGTCGATGAGCAAGCAGACCCTGGCTCAGTCCAAAACGGGCTACGGTCGCCAGGGCCTCTCCCGAGGACCGACTATGATGGTGCCCCGTCCACAGCGTTCGCGCTTTGCCGACCCACCTCGGAGGCATTGTCAACCAGGTAGAGCCTCTCGAAACGGTGTGGCGTCTATTAAACAGGTCTCGTTTTGCAACGAAAGCATTGGAGTATCCCAGCTAACGCAAGATTCTACGAGCACGACGCCTCCTTCCTTTGGAGGATATCCTCCTTTTCAGCAAAGCTGGGCGTCTTCCTGCAACACGGCACAGCAAGAGCGGTCCGTGTCTTCCTATACGTACTCCAGCAGTGCTTCGGTAACTGCAGGGCAAGGGAGGCCCAGCTTATGTCCCGAATCATCGAAGAGCCTTCATCAGTCGTCATTGGTCTCTGTAGCGTGTTCAGAGAAGTCAAAGGGACTGTCGAGCGCTTCCCGTGCCGCCTGTAATCGTAATATGCTGCGGTCTATGCTCAAGCCCACATTTGCCATGAGCCGTGCGCTTGTTCAACGCCCCGCCCTGCTTCCAATTCCTCACCAGCGTTCTCTCTCAACACAAGCAAGCATTGCCAGTGCTCGACAAATTTTGACACCATCTGACAAATCAAATCATGCAAAGGTCGGACCGCATATCGTTGCTCACGGCCAGTCTGTTATCAAGAAGACTAGCTtagatgacgacgaaaagcgCACTCCGAACATCGGAGTCTCTCTCGATACACATCGACTTATCAAGTCGATTGTTTTCGAAGAATTCAAATCACACTTTTCGGAACGTGCCTTGCAAGTCGATGAGAAAGAGAATAGCATTGCTAAAAAATTGCTTGAAATGCGCACAATAGCGGAATCGTACGCCGTTGCCACCATACAGCACGGTGAGCGTGTCAAATACCTCGACCAGAAGACCCAGGAAGTAGACGAGAAACTTTCAAAGGTCTCAAATATGCTTGGAAAGGCCAACGAAGCTCTTTCAACCGTCACTGACATCGCCGAATCAGCAATTATCAAGGTTGAGCTAGCTAGGGATACGATTGTGGCTTCGGCCTTACCCTTTGTGAAGAACGCCGTCTTCCAAATGGCCGAAAGCCTTTTTCAGCGCAACCGAACTTCCTCCCTGACTAATACGAGTCTATCGTCCCTTTCTCAATCCCAAGAATCAGCTTttgttgaagaagagaatCCCGAGAATCGCGTACCTCCCCCAAACAAAATCACAAGGGGCAATGGCGTGCTCATTTCGAAGCACAAGCGCAAGCAGCCCGATCCCAAGGTACTCGCGAAGGGAGCTAAAAAGCACCGCAAATGGCCAAGTCTACCAGCGCGTAAGACCTCGACTGCGACAAAGATATGTGCCAATGAAGTTGCTTGCTCTCCGTTCAAGCCACTCGACTTCGTCACTGTAGAAAATTGCAAAGACGGCCATCCTGTTACACCCTgcggcaaaggaaagattgGCCACATGAGCTGGTGGGATGTAaattcggacgaagaagagcttcATTGGGGCAGCACTTCCACCAGTCCACTGTGCGTGTCAAAGACTGCCACCAAAAGCGGATGCAAGCGTCGTTGTGCTGACCGATCTAATAGTAAAAAGCATCGCAGCGCCTTCGGCAGTCGCAACACCGAAATTTTGAACGACATAGACGGCTTTCTCTAA
- a CDS encoding predicted protein: MLRKLSGTAAFSSLSMGTQQTLAFFQKSRATGFDIPTVTKLGKKTRPGLLEEFSNLTGRALYDTIAALPSDTLPLGDKPLPRLFLESQTPSNNRTLVILTGDLRCGEKAWSTLYENVLDLNHADLALFVQVPSQLEYKNASLFARARHIEWIPRGVEGYRASAAIVHMFRYFVAERIKRNGWEQQYDRFIVTRTDQFYKCPIDLSKLDPESLWLAEGEDFGGYNDRFYVAPSSLIRKTLEVMPTFVRKPYIFQNVIPGRSMNSEKVLYLLWRELGLVPSVKRFVRTFFTCSMPMDSARWSKGIRMVDEGVHIKYEREYANASGVSCT; the protein is encoded by the exons ATGCTGCGGAAGCTGTCGGGAACCGCCGCCTTCTCCTCTCTTTCTATGGGAACCCAACAGACC CTGGCCTTTTTTCAAAAGAGTCGCGCTACTGGTTTCGACATTCCGACGGTGACGAAATTGGGAAAGAAAACCCGTCCAGGACTGTTAGAAGAGTTCTCCAACTTGACAGGCCGCGCTCTGTACGACACCATCGCGGCGCTCCCTTCCGATACGCTGCCCCTGGGGGATAAGCCGCTTCCCAGGTTGTTCCTAGAATCTCAAACGCCGTCCAATAATCGTACTTTGGTAATCTTGACTGGTGATTTGCGATGCGGCGAAAAGGCTTGGAGCACGTTGTACGAAAATGTCTTGGACTTGAACCACGCGGACCTGGCGCTATTCGTGCAGGTTCCCAGTCAGCTTGAGTACAAGAACGCGTCTCTGTTCGCACGGGCCCGCCACATTGAGTGGATTCCTCG GGGGGTCGAGGGGTACAGAGCTAGCGCGGCTATTGTGCACATGTTTCGATATTTTGTGGCGGAACGAATTAAACGCAATGGCTGGGAGCAGCAGTACGATCGATTCATTGTAACTCGGACGGATCAATTCTATAAGTGCCCTATTGACTTGTCCAAGTTAGACCCCGAGAGTCTCTGGTTGGCGGAAGGTGAGGACTTTGGCGGCTACAACGACCGGTTTTACGTTGCGCCATCCAGCTTGATAAGGAAAACCTTGGAGGTGATGCCGACCTTTGTGCGCAAACCCTACATTTTTCAAAACGTCATACCCGGCCGGAGTATGAATTCCGAAAAGGTACTGTATCTGCTATGGAGAGAGTTGGGTCTGGTTCCGTCTGTCAAGCGATTCGTACGGACCTTTTTCACTTGTTCCATGCCCATGGATTCGGCCCGGTGGTCCAAAGGTATACGCATGGTGGACGAGGGTGTGCACATCAAGTACGAGCGGGAGTACGCCAACGCCAGCGGCGTTTCGTGTACATGA
- a CDS encoding predicted protein has product MRRNSWSSYRLGVRMDLPATAYSAATKRIRKLARLTGWLAYLANNDPRSYGSTHTRIERLIGRTRHESAAPRHLCSDYIVFFPYRVKMKRFFKASPEKEKKNVTFPVASTPDRIIQEARQIAQDPLSSTPVRSSTTNNNLDDDTVLRSGNPSQRSSSKKKKKPATVEEELAQAKAQIAHEKAGKRKLFHSLVKLANELRRVRTKSSPLLAQRDFEEQPWHQGGIWRAPTLLPGVLQENESQKRTMTRRPALSLSSLFFNLVIVTALTRVGVVISQMGYIDLPRVFYFAIFWTIWSKQASYNTRFDTSDVSATIVTLVTCFAILFASLSVPQPLDTEDASRILACAAFCAGLHALLHVRVAITGDPSNALSQHVAAYAMLNIVLFTVEMVLYLIAILVFDVAYHYRWLLVLAALISSMRVPRAFLANDFHAACSQRSVLFILLLGFLLQSVVVVASEFFSYQTPSLQDYAFLGAACLLFFCIKLLYVDDDSDTLAEDHALLVNRAAGFFFNVGQFMLLLSTTVMGSGLNLLTHEYLAATAALPGPSKHLVCGGFAACLLSTLFLKSMHLKRIPTAGRNKALFIAAYVVQTLVLLTVAGMGAYMAFGTPSGWFGYLMETDMQLLWALAVGALFAVLMSWLDEGVDLALYASMEDAQEFRIHPFGFWWCLKPEISQQEVEDALLSDDGEGSTAEARKEQRLSQLSPLLGSSLSDMKNLDYDSIPKEGV; this is encoded by the exons ATGAGAAGAAATTCTTGGAGTTCCTACCGCCTCGGAGTACGGATGGATCTTCCGGCGACCGCCTATTCCGCCGCGACGAAACGAATTCGCAAGCTAGCTAGGCTGACTGGCTGGCTGGCTTACCTCGCTAACAATGATCCTCGATCTTACGGATc AACACATACCAGGATCGAACGATTGATCGGTCGAACCCGTCACGAAAGTGCTGCTCCTCGTCATCTTTGCTCGGATTACATTGTCTTCTTCCCCTACAGAGTCAAGATGAAACGTTTCTTCAAAGCAAGTCCG gaaaaggagaagaagaaTGTCACGTTTCCGGTGGCGTCGACCCCGGATCGCATCATCCAGGAAGCCCGCCAGATTGCCCAGGATCCTCTGTCATCGACACCGGTGCGatcgtccaccaccaacaacaatctcgacgacgacaccgtgCTGCGTTCGGGAAATCCGTCGCAGAgatcgtcttccaaaaagaagaaaaagcccgCGACGGTGGAGGAAGAACTCGCACAGGCCAAGGCGCAAATTGCTCACGAAAAGGCCGGCAAGCGCAAACTTTTCCACTCCCTCGTCAAACTGGCGAACGAACTTCGGCGGGTGCGGACCAAGTCGTCCCCGCTCCTGGCGCAGCGTGATTTTGAAGAGCAGCCCTGGCATCAGGGAGGGATATGGAGGGCTCCTACACTCTTGCCGGGAGTCCTTCAGGAAAATGAAAGTCAAAAACGAACCATGACCCGACGGCCCGCGCTGAGTTTGTCGAGTTTGTTCTTTAATCTCGTTATTGTCACCGCCTTGACACGCGTCGGAGTCGTTATTTCGCAAATGGGATACATCGATCTACCCCGGGTTTTCTACTTTGCCATCTTTTGGACCATCTGGAGTAAACAGGCGTCCTACAATACCCGCTTTGATACCTCCGACGTTTCGGCAACCATTGTCACACTCGTCACGTGCTTTGCGATTCTGTTTGCCTCCTTGTCAGTCCCGCAGCCACTGGACACGGAGGATGCCTCGCGCATCCTGGCCTGTGCCGCCTTTTGTGCGGGACTACACGCGCTCTTGCACGTACGGGTCGCCATCACCGGAGACCCCTCCAACGCACTCTCGCAACACGTGGCGGCCTACGCGATGCTCAATATTGTCCTCTTTACCGTGGAAATGGTGCTGTACTTGATCGCTATCCTCGTCTTTGATGTTGCGTATCACTATCGATGGCTCCTGGTCCTGGCCGCGCTTATCTCGTCGATGCGCGTGCCCCGGGCTTTTCTAGCCAACGACTTTCACG CTGCCTGCTCCCAGCGAAGCGTCTTGTTCATTCTACTTTTGGGTTTCCTCTTGCAGAGCGTCGTTGTCGTGGCGAGTGAATTCTTTTCGTACCAGACACCGAGTCTGCAGGACTACGCCTTTTTGGGCGCCGCTTGCCTACTATTCTTTTGCATCAAGCTACTTTACGTTGACGACGACTCGGATACGTTAGCCGAGGATCACGCTTTGCTCGTGAACCGGGCCGctggtttctttttcaatGTGGGCCAATTCATGCTCCTCCTGTCCACGACCGTTATGGGTTCGGGTCTCAACTTGTTGACCCACGAGTACTTAGCGGCGACCGCGGCCTTGCCCGGCCCCTCGAAGCATTTGGTCTGCGGTGGCTTCGCCGCCTGTTTACTGAGTACCCTTTTCCTCAAATCCATGCACCTGAAACGTATTCCGACGGCTGGCCGGAACAAGGCACTCTTTATTGCGGCGTACGTCGTTCAGACGTTGGTGTTGCTCACGGTAGCAGGCATGGGCGCGTACATGGCGTTCGGCACCCCCTCAGGCTGGTTTGGATACCTTATGGAGACGGATATGCAACTGCTTTGGGCTCTGGCGGTTGGAGCTCTCTTTGCTGTACTCATGAGTTGGTTGGACGAAGGTGTGGATTTGGCGTTGTACGCGTCGATGGAGGATGCCCAGGAGTTCCGGATCCATCCGTTCGGGTTTTGGTGGTGTCTTAAGCCGGAAATTTCCCAACAAGAGGTTGAGGATGCCTTGCTGAGCGATGATGGTGAAGGAAGCACGGCTGAGGCACGCAAGGAACAACGATTGTCCCAATTGAGTCCCTTGTTGGGTAGTTCCTTGTCAGATATGAAGAATTTGGACTACGACAGTATTCCCAAGGAAGGCGTGTGA
- a CDS encoding predicted protein — protein sequence MPINQKYFNASLLLFRILYQMGRRAVFPGSNSGDEGQQDLESWQLRPKSLRTVIVPESPTRTCAINLYGLPRAFESLALPTLIKNVIRPNAINGCDYFVHYYYLTEEMPGRSGEGGRINPNEVVKLKQAVQEFSPKSVIQFRYDKEQAFWDQYQPLIDKIRASNDTDGKFLYFPWRSPSYVYPITTDNIVKMWHSIQSAWSLMTLYETLTTRKFDRVAMLRLDVVYITPINVFQVNRREVGKNEKVALIPGFGRHPVSDRLIIGPREAIEIWASQRFDRLEEHVKFVHEKHPGWGMHSEMFLHWTIFPAIRDTGTSIVEDDSLCFFRARADESVWVSDCGGKPEYAKTSILKNLGGDKVEVLESVLGRKCRGEAQNLSWSFVALGCPAG from the exons ATGCCGATCAATCAGAAATACTTCAACGCCTCACTGTTGCTG TTTCGTATTCTCTATCAAATGGGCAGAAGGGCAGTCTTCCCCGGATCCAACTCAGGCGATGAAGGACAGCAAGATCTGGAGTCGTGGCAGTTGCGTCCAAAATCACTTCGCACCGTGATTGTGCCAGAGTCACCGACTAGGACGTGCGCCATCAATCTCTACGGGTTGCCAAGAGCCTTTGAATCCCTTGCTTTACCGACACTCATAAAGAACGTGATTCGTCCCAATGCTATCAATGGTTGCGACTACTTTGTGCACTACTATTACTTGACAGAAGAAATGCCGGGGCGGTCCGGCGAAGGAGGTCGCATAAATCCAAATGAGGTAGTGAAGTTGAAGCAAGCAGTTCAAGAGTTCTCTCCAAAGTCAGTTATTCAATTTCGCTACGATAAGGAACAGGCCTTTTGGGATCAATATCAACCGCTTATTGACAAAATCCGAGCAAGCAACGATACGGATGGAAAATTCTTATACTTTCCGTGGCGCAGCCCATCGTATGTATACCCAATCACTACTGATAACATTGTTAAGATGTGGCACAGCATTCAGTCAGCGTGGAGTTTAATGACGCTGTACGAGACTCTGACAACCCGAAAATTTGACAGAGTTGCGATGCTACGCTTGGATGTCGTCTACATTACACCAATCAACGTATTTCAAGTGAATCGACGAGAGGTTGGCAAGAATGAAAAAGTGGCCTTAATACCTGGCTTTGGACGTCATCCCGTCAGCGATCGTTTGATTATTGGACCACGAGAGGCGATCGAAATTTGGGCGTCGCAGCGATTTGATCGTCTCGAGGAGCACGTGAAGTTCGTACACGAGAAGCATCCGGGCTGGGGTATGCATTCCGAAATGTTTCTCCATTGGACAATCTTCCCGGCCATTCGAGACACTGGGACGAGCATCGTGGAAGACGACAGTTTGTGCTTTTTTCGGGCGCGCGCCGACGAGTCGGTATGGGTTAGTGATTGTGGTGGGAAACCGGAGTATGCCAAAACCTCCATTTTGAAGAATCTTGGTGGGGACAAAGTTGAAGTATTGGAATCGGTACTCGGACGGAAATGCCGAGGCGAAGCTCAGAATCTTTCTTGGTCCTTTGTAGCCCTGGGCTGTCCAGCAGGGTAG
- a CDS encoding predicted protein, whose protein sequence is MVVSPSSEKIQARRRLGLFVISCLYTVFYIGAFFGYGPMQLLLEQNNAFSWKCSAEQQSAGEICPAQTSALINVSFFAQISQIVSPLLGQMADQFGAHTVAYLMAASSIVFLTLLTLAAHYHWDRALYVAFGFGALSTWCGGLLSVQTGLFFTGQTRSRVIFVLNSLFDAGSITYLGLWGIAEVSGASLAPIAGGYLGLAVILFGAGTYFWSVAVPVSEESKGADNEPQKKTDEIYKDPNIPQHGGVPDDKSVEGSASFVDQVSNDTDADKGMGSDGEYVLVADRSPRKQMTSPPFLALSLFWTIHVTSNQFALTTTRDFLAYLGDDELGNRYLTIFTLLLPASLCALPFVDYMIIRFGFVGGFQGVNALALAYGIIRVSSTNLKVQVLGFIFFSFFRSFLFGVFFSFLPTLISGNVVGKATGAMFFITGVTAFINIPLTTLAIETFGGDFFVPNLIYLCLVLPCIAATVYIGRVVETEKLERLQQNTQKDSLR, encoded by the coding sequence ATGGTGGTCAGTCCTAGCTCGGAGAAAATTCAGGCGCGTCGTCGGCTGGGCCTGTTTGTGATTTCCTGCCTGTACACAGTCTTCTACATTGGGGCATTTTTCGGATATGGCCCGATGCAGCTTTTGCTAGAGCAAAACAACGCGTTTTCCTGGAAATGTAGCGCGGAACAACAAAGCGCCGGCGAAATTTGCCCAGCTCAAACTTCTGCGCTTATCAACGTTTCTTTCTTCGCGCAAATTTCACAAATTGTGTCGCCTTTGCTGGGACAGATGGCGGATCAGTTTGGAGCACACACGGTTGCATACTTGATGGCGGCAAGCAGCATCGTCTTTTTAACATTGCTCACGTTAGCAGCCCACTACCATTGGGATCGGGCTTTGTATGTCGCGTTCGGTTTTGGCGCACTTTCTACCTGGTGTGGTGGACTGCTGTCGGTTCAAACTGGTTTGTTCTTTACGGGACAGACTAGATCCCGGGTAATTTTCGTCCTCAATTCATTATTCGATGCAGGCAGCATTACGTATTTGGGTTTGTGGGGCATAGCGGAGGTTAGCGGGGCATCGCTGGCACCAATCGCCGGTGGATATCTGGGGCTAGCAGTGATTTTGTTTGGGGCTGGTACATACTTCTGGTCTGTGGCAGTGCCTGTCAGTGAGGAATCCAAAGGGGCAGATAACGAGCCTCAAAAGAAAACAGACGAAATCTATAAGGATCCCAACATACCGCAGCACGGTGGGGTCCCAGATGACAAATCAGTGGAAGGGTCTGCGTCTTTTGTAGACCAAGTCTCCAACGATACCGACGCCGATAAGGGAATGGGAAGTGATGGTGAATATGTTTTGGTTGCGGATCGAAGTCCCAGGAAGCAGATGACATCTCCTCCTTTTCTAGCTTTGTCGCTCTTTTGGACAATCCATGTTACTTCCAACCAGTTTGCTCTAACTACCACACGTGACTTTCTTGCCTATTTGGGCGACGATGAGCTCGGGAACAGGTATTTAACCATTTTTACTCTCTTGCTCCCGGCTTCGCTGTGTGCACTCCCCTTTGTCGATTATATGATCATccgatttggatttgttggagGTTTTCAGGGTGTGAATGCTCTCGCACTGGCATATGGAATCATCCGCGTGTCGTCGACCAACCTCAAGGTACAAGTCCTGGGATTcatcttcttttccttcttccGGAGTTTTTTGTTTGGAGTCTTCTTCAGCTTTTTGCCAACACTGATATCTGGCAATGTTGTGGGTAAAGCAACAGGAGCGATGTTTTTCATTACCGGCGTAACTGCTTTCATCAATATTCCCCTGACCACCTTAGCGATTGAAACGTTTGGTGGTGATTTTTTCGTTCCTAATCTTATCTACTTGTGCCTGGTGCTACCCTGTATAGCGGCGACTGTGTACATCGGACGAGTTGTGGAAACAGAAAAGCTTGAACGACTACAACAGAACACCCAAAAAGACAGCCTCCGCTAG